The genomic region GGCACTGGGTGACATGGTGTTGGTGCTTTATATCGCGCTTGCCGTGCATTTGGTTGTTTACTGCATTCTGATGCGTATGTCTGGCGTGCGTGTGCGGGCGTTCTTTCGCGAAGCGCGCACACCCATGGCAACGGCCTTTGCTACGCAAAGCAGTTCAGGCACCTTGCCGCTCACCCTGGATGCAGCACGGCGCCTAGGTATACCCAAGCGGATCTACGGTTTTAGCCTGCCGCTGGGCGCCACCATTAACATGGATGGTGCTGCGATTCGCATCGCGATTTCTGCCGTGTTTGCGGCCAATGTGGTCGGCATCCCTTTGGACTTGATGACCATGGCGGAGATTGTACTTATCGGCACGCTTACCTCCATTGGTACCGCCGGGGTTCCCGGAGCTGGCATCGTGATGATCGCCACAGTTTTTGCTCAGGTAGGGCTGCCTATCGAAACAGTGGCACTGCTGGTATCCATTGATGCACTGGTCGGCATGGGTGCCACTGGGCTTAACGTTACCGGGGATCTTGTGGGTACAGCAATTATCGCTCGCAGCGAAAGCAAGCATTCAGCTGAGACCACGGTTGCGCGTTCCGAGTCTGCCGGCTAAACCGCGCTGGGTGTGATAGTGTCATTGCTAGGCTTTCGTTATAGCTGGAGGGCTTTTATGGGTCTGAATTCAGGCAAGTTGATTGTTTTTTACGACGGTTCCTGCTCCACCTGCATCAAGGATCGCCGCTGGTATGAAAAGCTGGCGGGCAAAACCGGTGAGTCTGTTGAGTGGCTGGATATCACCGGCAGGGATGAGGAGTTGCGCCAGCAGGGCGTAGATCCGGACAAAGCGCTCCGTGAGCTACACGTGAAGGATGATCAGGGCGAAATACATCGCGAGATGGACGCATATATTCTGCTGATGTCGCGAGTCCCGGTGCTTAAACCGCTAGCGTGGC from Marinobacter sp. LV10R510-11A harbors:
- a CDS encoding thiol-disulfide oxidoreductase DCC family protein; translation: MGLNSGKLIVFYDGSCSTCIKDRRWYEKLAGKTGESVEWLDITGRDEELRQQGVDPDKALRELHVKDDQGEIHREMDAYILLMSRVPVLKPLAWLISLPLIRPSLAKLYHSWVERRLAGRT